The Winslowiella toletana region GATCGATGCGATTTTATTTTGTAGCAGGGACCTGTGGTTCAGCCGACGACTAAAAGTCGCCGAGTTCAGCGCGCGTCGGTAGCCCTTCGCTGTCGCCAATCACCTGAATCGCCAGTGAGCCGATTTTGTTGCCGCGTTTAATCGCCTGCGGCAGCGACTTACCTTCCAGTAACGCGCTGATCACGCCAACCGCAAAGCCATCGCCTGCGCCAACGGTATCCACCACGTTTTCTACTCTGATCGCTTCCACCTGGCCTTTCTCGCCCTGTGCGGTTTTGTACCAGGCGCCGTCGCAGCCGGTTTTGATAATTACCGCTTTCACGCCCTTATCGAGGTAAAAGTCAGCAATCGCTTCTGGCTGGCTGTAACCGGTCAGGATTTTGCCCTCTTTCTCGCCGGGCAGTACCCAGTCGGCATACTCTGCCAGATGGTTCAGCTGCCGGACCATCTCCTGTTCGCTCGACCACAGCACCGGACGCAGATTCGGATCAAAAGAGATAGTTTTCCCCAACGAACGCATCTCTTTCGCCGCATATTTCGACAGTTCCAGCGAGCTGTCAGAGATCGCGGCTGAGACACCACTCAAATGTAAATGGCGTGCCGCGCCAAAATAGTCGCGGTTGAAGTCTTCAATCGAAAGATGGCTGGCAGCCGAACCTTTGCGGAAATATTCCACCAGCGGATCGGAGCCATCATCGACTTTTGATTTCAGTTGAAAACCGGTGGGATAGCGCTTATCTACCGTGACCTGACGATGATCGACCTGCTCTTTCTCCAGCTGCTGACAGGTAAAGCGGCCAAAGGAGTCGTCACCGACGCGGCTGACCCAGCCGACTTTCAGCCCCAGTCGTGACAGGCCGATCGCCACATTCAGCTCGGCGCCGGCGATACGCTTGATAAAGCTCTCTGCGGCGGCCAGATCGCCAGTTTCGCGCGCGACAAACATCGCCATCGCTTCACCGATGGTTACTGCATCCAGCATGCCATTGCTGTTAGTTGTCATCAGGGTTACTCCTCTCGCAGCAGGTTGACGTAATG contains the following coding sequences:
- a CDS encoding sugar kinase gives rise to the protein MTTNSNGMLDAVTIGEAMAMFVARETGDLAAAESFIKRIAGAELNVAIGLSRLGLKVGWVSRVGDDSFGRFTCQQLEKEQVDHRQVTVDKRYPTGFQLKSKVDDGSDPLVEYFRKGSAASHLSIEDFNRDYFGAARHLHLSGVSAAISDSSLELSKYAAKEMRSLGKTISFDPNLRPVLWSSEQEMVRQLNHLAEYADWVLPGEKEGKILTGYSQPEAIADFYLDKGVKAVIIKTGCDGAWYKTAQGEKGQVEAIRVENVVDTVGAGDGFAVGVISALLEGKSLPQAIKRGNKIGSLAIQVIGDSEGLPTRAELGDF